The following are encoded in a window of Panicum virgatum strain AP13 chromosome 5N, P.virgatum_v5, whole genome shotgun sequence genomic DNA:
- the LOC120675234 gene encoding probable beta-1,4-xylosyltransferase IRX9L has product MARRNAGAMPREGSAGSVKDWSEFDPSPSPKLAYSHSYVAMRGLLTSVASLDPILMSSSLKSLWAALSSHRHARSLERPKSKGVNWRRPMVHLLVCFLVGIFIGFTPPFSVDLSDKIDSENEMLPFDGDVVDRQMLELKSTKLEPFAVETEAVEEQQVDESPPVPAMLDDEVDFIEASHIVPSVNDSDFVVRKQLIIVTATSVRPHQAYYLNRLAHVLKNVPPPLLWIVAEWPYQSRETAEILRSSGVLYRHLICNRNTTNIRKIIVCQKNNAIFHIKKHRLDGIVHFADEERAYSVDLFEEMRKIRRFGTWPVAIHVGARYRVVLEGPLCRGNQVTGWHTNQRRGVPRRFPIGFSGFAFNSTILWDPQRWNSPTLESIILHSGGRGGLQESRFIEKLVEDETQMEGLADNCSRVMVWNFDLEPPQLHYPTGWLLQKNLDAVVPIT; this is encoded by the exons ATGGCCCGAAGGAATGCCGGCGCAATGCCGCGGGAGGGGTCGGCGGGGTCAGTGAAGGACTGGTCGGAATTCGACCCCTCGCCGTCCCCCAAGCTGGCGTACTCGCATTCCTACGTCGCGATGAGGGGGCTGTTGACGTCGGTGGCCTCTCTGGACCCTATCCTGATGTCAAGCAGCCTCAAGTCTTTGTGGGCAGCTTTGTCGTCTCACAGGCACGCTCGGTCCTTGGAGAGGCCGAAGTCCAAAGGGGTGAACTGGAGGAGGCCCATGGTCCATCTGCTTGTGTGCTTCTTGGTGGGAATTTTCATTGGATTCACACCACCCTTCTCTGTTGATTTATCGGATAAGATAGACTCTGAAAATGAGATGCTTCCGTTTGACGGAGATGTGGTTGACAGACAAATGCTGGAACTTAAGAGTACAAAGTTGGAACCGTTTGCGGTAGAGACCGAAGCAGTCGAAGAACAACAGGTTGATGAGAGTCCTCCAGTTCCTGCGATGTTGGATGATGAGGTGGACTTCATTGAAGCCTCTCATATCGTACCTTCTGTTAATGACTCTGACTTTGTTGTGAGGAAGCAGCTGATAATTGTGACAGCAACTTCTGTTCGCCCACACCAGGCGTATTACTTGAATCGTCTGGCACATGTGTTAAAAAATGTGCCACCTCCTCTTCTGTGGATTGTGGCGGAGTGGCCATATCAGTCCCGTGAAACAGCGGAGATCCTGAGGTCTTCTGGGGTTCTGTACAGACATCTCATCTGCAACCGGAACACCACGAACATAAGAAAGATTATTGTTTGCCAAAAGAACAATGCAATTTTTCATATAAAGAAGCACCGCTTAGATGGTATAGTCCATTTTGCTGATGAGGAGCGAGCATACTCGGTTGATTTATTTGAAGAGATGCGGAAAATCAG GCGATTTGGTACATGGCCAGTAGCAATACATGTTGGGGCCAGGTATAGGGTGGTTTTAGAAGGGCCCCTTTGTAGGGGTAATCAAGTCACTGGATGGCATACAAATCAGAGAAGGGGTGTACCTCGTCGGTTTCCAATTGGTTTCTCTGGGTTTGCTTTCAACAGCACTATACTTTGGGATCCCCAGAGATGGAACAGCCCCACTTTAGAGTCTATTATACTCCATTCAGGTGGCAGAGGTGGCTTGCAG GAGTCACGATTCATCGAGAAGCTCGTGGAGGATGAGACTCAAATGGAAGGCCTCGCGGACAACTGCAGTCGGGTCATGGTCTGGAATTTCGACTTGGAGCCTCcccagctccactaccctactGGCTGGCTGCTGCAGAAGAACCTAGATGCCGTCGTGCCTATAACCTAA